A window of the Polaribacter batillariae genome harbors these coding sequences:
- a CDS encoding M28 family peptidase yields MNTKFLFLSFLAILLFRCNAPKDIQIDEQMLLESIKILSHDSLEGRGFSKVGNYKAQKFIAKKFEEIGLEKMVRDSYIQKFPYTFSGKRRLKMFPISNLEKEAENIPDTTVIGGNVIGKITGKTDKTIVITGHLDHLGIKNGQIYNGADDDASGTAALFAIASYFKKHKPNHTLVFAAVDAEEIGSLGADFFLKNYTDKKILF; encoded by the coding sequence ATGAACACCAAATTCTTATTCCTCTCGTTTCTTGCAATTCTATTGTTTCGCTGTAATGCCCCAAAAGATATTCAAATAGACGAACAAATGCTTTTAGAAAGTATTAAAATTTTGTCTCACGATTCTTTAGAAGGAAGAGGTTTTTCTAAAGTTGGAAACTACAAAGCACAAAAATTTATAGCCAAAAAGTTCGAAGAAATTGGTTTAGAAAAAATGGTTAGAGATTCGTACATTCAAAAATTTCCTTATACTTTCTCCGGAAAAAGAAGGTTAAAAATGTTTCCTATTTCTAATCTTGAAAAAGAGGCAGAAAACATTCCTGACACCACGGTTATTGGAGGAAATGTAATTGGAAAAATTACTGGAAAAACAGACAAAACAATTGTAATCACGGGTCATTTAGATCATTTAGGTATTAAAAACGGACAAATTTACAATGGTGCAGATGACGATGCTTCTGGTACTGCTGCCTTATTCGCAATTGCTTCTTATTTCAAAAAACACAAACCAAATCACACCTTGGTTTTTGCTGCTGTAGATGCTGAAGAAATTGGTTCTTTAGGTGCAGATTTTTTCTTGAAAAACTACACTGATAAAAAAATATTATTTTGA
- a CDS encoding M28 family peptidase, producing the protein MNINMDMIAHNDSLELYASGLHHYPQLKKPLQNIKSPITLLFGHDNPDDKTKDDWTYSSDHRIFHKEKIPFIYFGVEDHKDYHKPTDTFENINQDFYVDAVKLIIKAIENYDSFLE; encoded by the coding sequence TTGAATATTAATATGGATATGATTGCACATAACGATTCTCTGGAGTTATATGCTTCTGGTTTGCATCATTATCCGCAATTAAAAAAACCCCTTCAAAATATAAAATCTCCTATAACTTTATTATTTGGTCATGACAACCCTGATGATAAAACTAAAGACGATTGGACATATTCTTCTGATCACAGAATTTTTCACAAAGAAAAAATTCCGTTTATTTATTTTGGTGTAGAAGACCATAAAGATTATCACAAACCTACAGACACTTTCGAAAATATCAACCAAGATTTTTATGTAGATGCCGTAAAACTGATTATCAAAGCAATTGAAAATTATGATTCTTTTTTAGAATAA
- a CDS encoding DUF4870 domain-containing protein, producing the protein METQTIAKKLKYQRKLKGYSQIELSEKSNVTIRTIQRIEKGDVTPHLQTLKLLAEALNIGVEDISVLNNPKEESIQKKWLLFIHGSPILGFIFPFTVLFPLFLWIHKREDNSIYNIHAIKVINFQLSIALIHILSFILLLTVQGWGFLFFILIIPINFLLIIYNIFKSITTQKCFYPLSIPFLNIKKNSTTTILKSFLILLITISCTTNKKNKLQKLTEYEGLYEYKEQTTLNIVASGLDTTLYAILDDAKYPLKHIKKDSFLNIRKIPVVFKRDKNKSVIGYESESEYFKLLSTKIKKPEMFPRKELFKKPEKYKYNIPSDNNDGLKVGNLLDEFSNPELIIEMVKETIKGNFPEVHSILIYKNDKLVLEEYFYGYDKNTQHQLRSASKPFIGTLLGIAIDKGFIKDEKQKLLPYFFDTYKNIKNIDAKKKRKLP; encoded by the coding sequence ATGGAAACACAAACAATTGCAAAAAAATTAAAGTATCAAAGAAAGTTAAAAGGATATTCTCAAATAGAACTATCAGAAAAATCAAACGTCACAATTAGAACTATACAACGAATTGAAAAAGGAGATGTTACTCCTCATCTTCAAACCTTAAAATTATTAGCAGAGGCTTTAAATATAGGTGTAGAAGATATTTCTGTACTAAATAACCCAAAAGAAGAATCAATACAAAAAAAGTGGTTATTATTTATACATGGTTCTCCAATACTTGGTTTTATTTTTCCATTTACAGTTCTCTTTCCTTTATTTTTATGGATTCATAAAAGAGAAGATAATTCCATTTATAATATTCATGCCATTAAAGTTATAAATTTTCAATTAAGCATTGCTTTAATACACATACTATCCTTTATCCTATTACTAACAGTTCAAGGTTGGGGATTTTTATTTTTTATACTAATTATTCCAATTAATTTTCTTTTAATTATTTATAATATTTTTAAATCCATAACTACACAGAAGTGTTTTTACCCTTTATCAATTCCTTTTTTAAACATCAAAAAAAATAGTACAACAACAATTTTAAAATCATTTTTAATCTTATTAATTACAATTAGTTGTACTACAAATAAAAAAAACAAATTACAAAAACTTACTGAATATGAGGGACTATATGAATATAAAGAACAAACAACTTTAAATATAGTCGCTTCTGGTTTAGACACTACTTTATACGCTATATTAGACGATGCAAAATATCCTTTAAAACATATTAAGAAAGATAGTTTTTTAAATATAAGAAAGATACCTGTTGTTTTTAAAAGAGATAAAAATAAAAGTGTTATAGGTTACGAATCTGAAAGTGAGTATTTTAAACTTTTAAGTACCAAAATTAAAAAGCCAGAAATGTTTCCAAGAAAAGAGCTATTTAAAAAACCAGAAAAATATAAATACAATATCCCTTCAGATAATAATGACGGATTAAAAGTGGGAAATTTATTGGATGAGTTCTCTAACCCTGAACTTATTATAGAAATGGTAAAAGAAACCATAAAAGGAAATTTTCCTGAAGTTCACAGTATTTTAATATACAAAAATGATAAATTAGTACTTGAAGAATATTTTTATGGTTATGATAAAAACACCCAACATCAATTAAGGTCTGCAAGCAAACCTTTTATTGGAACATTACTCGGAATTGCAATTGATAAAGGTTTTATAAAAGATGAAAAACAAAAATTATTACCCTATTTTTTTGATACATACAAAAACATTAAAAACATAGATGCAAAAAAAAAAAGGAAATTACCCTAG
- a CDS encoding beta-lactamase family protein → MDCENNNSESKGNELKMMESKDWVKHTLDLPMVAKPGEYSSYCSGCSLILGKLIEITTNQKIENFAKKNLFYPMGITNYSWVFEPNQASKTTFNQKYITSRDLIKLAKMYKDGGKWNDQQIVT, encoded by the coding sequence ATGGATTGCGAAAACAACAATTCAGAAAGTAAAGGAAATGAATTAAAAATGATGGAAAGCAAAGACTGGGTAAAACATACTTTAGATTTACCAATGGTTGCAAAACCAGGTGAATACTCTTCATATTGTTCAGGTTGTTCTTTAATTTTAGGAAAATTAATAGAAATTACAACAAACCAAAAAATAGAAAATTTTGCTAAAAAAAATTTATTTTATCCTATGGGAATAACAAACTATAGTTGGGTTTTTGAACCAAATCAAGCAAGTAAAACAACATTTAATCAAAAATACATTACCTCTAGAGATTTAATAAAATTAGCAAAAATGTACAAGGATGGTGGAAAATGGAATGACCAACAAATAGTAACCTGA
- a CDS encoding IS982 family transposase: MIIYSKITEIFCLVDEFCKEYDQIVSKHLLGNPSKRPSVMSNSEVITITILFQLSGFRTFKHFYVYYLQKHMQDDFPATVSYNRFTELMQQNLMPMTLFLKTCCLGNSTGISFVDSTPVRVCSPKRIKNNKVFKGIATTGKSTIGWFHGFKLHIVINDKGEILNFCITQANVDDRTPLKKKSFLDKIYGKLYADKGYVGKDLMQLLFADGLHLITHIKNNMKNSLMTMSDKILLRKRSVIETVNDELKNICQIEHSRHRSFTNFLSNIIAGLIAYSFLPKKPAIKYQTVKSNQLTIY; the protein is encoded by the coding sequence ATGATAATCTACTCTAAAATTACTGAAATTTTCTGTCTTGTTGATGAATTTTGTAAAGAATATGACCAAATAGTCAGTAAACACCTTTTAGGCAATCCATCAAAACGTCCCAGTGTTATGTCAAATAGCGAGGTAATTACCATTACCATTTTGTTTCAGCTTAGTGGTTTTAGGACCTTTAAACACTTTTACGTGTATTACTTGCAAAAGCATATGCAAGATGATTTCCCAGCTACAGTTTCATACAATAGATTTACAGAACTCATGCAGCAAAACCTCATGCCAATGACTTTATTTTTAAAGACATGTTGTTTAGGTAATTCTACGGGTATTTCTTTTGTAGATTCTACACCTGTTAGAGTTTGCAGCCCCAAACGAATTAAGAATAATAAAGTATTTAAAGGCATTGCAACCACTGGAAAATCCACTATAGGATGGTTCCATGGCTTTAAATTGCATATCGTTATAAATGATAAAGGTGAAATCCTAAACTTCTGCATAACCCAAGCTAATGTTGATGATAGAACGCCATTAAAAAAGAAGTCTTTTTTAGATAAAATTTATGGTAAGTTATATGCGGACAAAGGTTATGTTGGAAAAGATTTAATGCAGTTACTTTTTGCTGATGGATTGCATTTAATTACTCATATTAAAAACAATATGAAGAATTCTTTAATGACAATGAGTGATAAAATTTTACTGCGTAAACGCTCTGTTATTGAAACCGTAAATGACGAACTCAAAAATATTTGTCAAATTGAACATTCTAGACATAGAAGTTTTACTAATTTCTTGTCAAACATAATCGCAGGTCTTATTGCATATAGCTTTTTACCAAAAAAACCTGCTATAAAATATCAGACTGTAAAGTCTAATCAGTTGACAATTTATTAA
- a CDS encoding KTSC domain-containing protein: MKRIKQYKKLFKVEGPINLKELKTTYRGLVKEWHPDKFLDEDKKAAAEIKSTEIIDGYHFLVSIAPETKEANLEAYKKTITEFQVADWHHKSMLLEVTFTDGNTYEYFGVSKILFGKFVNAKSMNNFGKRNIFNSFTYRKSMKASVTA; encoded by the coding sequence ATGAAGCGTATAAAACAATATAAAAAACTTTTTAAAGTTGAAGGACCAATTAATTTGAAAGAATTAAAAACTACTTATAGAGGTTTGGTTAAAGAATGGCATCCAGATAAATTTCTCGATGAAGATAAAAAAGCAGCAGCAGAAATTAAAAGTACAGAAATTATTGATGGTTATCATTTTTTAGTAAGTATTGCTCCAGAAACTAAAGAAGCAAATTTAGAGGCTTACAAAAAAACAATTACCGAATTTCAAGTAGCAGATTGGCATCATAAAAGTATGTTACTAGAAGTTACTTTTACTGACGGAAATACTTACGAATACTTTGGTGTGAGTAAAATTTTATTCGGAAAATTTGTAAATGCAAAATCTATGAATAATTTCGGAAAAAGAAATATTTTCAATTCTTTTACTTATAGAAAATCAATGAAAGCTTCAGTTACAGCTTAA
- the trxB gene encoding thioredoxin-disulfide reductase, with product MSENIEKIKCLIIGSGPAGYTAAIYAARADMKPVMYTGMQMGGQLTTTTEVDNFPGYAEGTDGTAMMEDLKKQAERFGTEVRFGMVTKVNLSKEVGGIHKIIVDESKEIEAETVIISTGATAKYLGLESEQRLIGGGVSACATCDGFFYKGQEVVVVGGGDTAAEEATYLANICSKVTLLVRKDYMKASKAMQHRVDKTENITVLYHTEVDEVLGDKVVEGVRAVNNQTKEKFEIPVTGVFIAIGHTPNSDLFKGVLDMDETGYLITKGKTTKTNLPGVFAAGDIQDKEYRQAVTAAGTGCMAALDAERYLGALE from the coding sequence ATGTCAGAAAATATAGAGAAAATAAAATGCTTAATTATTGGTTCGGGACCTGCAGGTTATACAGCTGCAATTTATGCAGCAAGAGCAGATATGAAACCAGTAATGTACACAGGAATGCAAATGGGGGGTCAATTAACCACAACTACAGAAGTAGATAATTTTCCAGGGTATGCAGAAGGAACAGACGGAACTGCCATGATGGAAGACTTAAAAAAACAGGCAGAACGTTTTGGAACAGAAGTACGTTTTGGAATGGTTACAAAGGTAAATTTAAGTAAAGAAGTTGGTGGTATTCATAAAATTATTGTTGATGAATCTAAAGAGATAGAGGCAGAAACCGTAATAATTTCTACTGGTGCAACTGCAAAATATTTAGGTTTAGAAAGCGAGCAACGCTTAATTGGTGGAGGAGTTTCTGCTTGTGCAACTTGCGATGGTTTTTTCTATAAAGGACAAGAAGTTGTAGTTGTAGGAGGTGGAGATACTGCTGCTGAAGAAGCAACTTATTTAGCCAATATTTGCAGTAAAGTAACCTTGTTAGTTCGCAAAGATTATATGAAAGCTTCTAAAGCGATGCAACATAGAGTTGATAAAACCGAAAATATTACTGTTTTGTATCATACAGAAGTAGATGAGGTTTTAGGAGACAAAGTTGTAGAAGGCGTAAGAGCCGTAAATAACCAAACCAAAGAGAAATTTGAAATTCCTGTAACTGGAGTTTTTATTGCGATTGGGCATACACCAAATTCAGATTTGTTTAAAGGCGTTTTAGATATGGATGAAACAGGTTATTTAATCACAAAAGGAAAAACAACAAAAACAAATTTACCAGGAGTTTTTGCAGCTGGAGATATTCAAGATAAAGAATACAGGCAAGCAGTAACTGCAGCAGGTACAGGTTGTATGGCAGCCTTAGATGCAGAACGTTATTTAGGTGCTTTAGAGTAA
- a CDS encoding c-type cytochrome has translation MKKKATIIFVGFLLLSLTIGGSSCKNVSKEEQELVLKQSIKRGAKIYNDMCKVCHLPSGEGQAKIYPPLAKSDYLMQKREASIRAIKYGLNGKIVVNGITYNKRMAKLGLDNDEVADVMNYITNAWGNKNDKMITEKEVEKISKK, from the coding sequence ATGAAAAAAAAAGCAACAATAATTTTTGTTGGTTTCTTACTGTTATCTCTAACAATAGGAGGCAGTTCTTGTAAAAATGTTTCTAAAGAAGAACAAGAATTAGTACTGAAACAAAGCATAAAAAGAGGAGCAAAAATTTATAATGATATGTGTAAAGTATGTCATTTACCTTCTGGAGAAGGACAAGCTAAGATTTATCCGCCTTTGGCAAAATCAGATTATTTAATGCAAAAAAGAGAAGCTAGTATAAGAGCCATAAAATATGGTTTAAATGGTAAGATTGTTGTAAATGGAATTACATACAACAAAAGAATGGCAAAACTAGGTTTAGATAATGATGAGGTTGCTGATGTAATGAATTACATTACCAATGCTTGGGGAAATAAAAACGATAAAATGATTACTGAAAAAGAAGTAGAAAAAATTTCAAAAAAATAA
- a CDS encoding PQQ-dependent sugar dehydrogenase has translation MKLSYLLVISFLTFFYSCYSQEEKDKNYEIIVANLDIPWGFTFLPDNSILITEKEGRLIHFKNGKKTEIKGLPEVTLRGQGGLMDIELHPNFKENNRIYFTYASSEGEGKGANTALMSAELSNNKLINKKVLYKASPNTRKGQHFGSRIVFDSQNRVYFSVGDRGNRDNNPQDITRDGGKIYRLNDDGTIPKDNPFINEENAKKAIFSYGHRNPQGMEINPFTNEIWSHEHGPKGGDEINIIKKGKNYGWPVISYGVNYSGTKFTEITKKEGMEQPLHYWTPSIAPSGMAFVNSNKYMKWRGNLLVGSLKFQYISNCTLKNGKVIKEEKILEGLGRVRSIEQDNNGYLYAGIEGVGIVRINP, from the coding sequence ATGAAGCTTTCTTATTTGTTGGTAATCAGTTTCTTAACCTTTTTTTACTCTTGTTATTCGCAAGAAGAAAAAGACAAAAACTACGAAATTATTGTTGCCAATCTCGATATTCCATGGGGCTTTACCTTTTTACCAGACAATTCTATATTAATTACAGAAAAAGAAGGACGATTAATTCATTTTAAAAATGGAAAAAAGACCGAAATTAAAGGATTGCCAGAAGTTACTTTAAGAGGACAGGGTGGTTTAATGGATATTGAATTGCACCCAAATTTTAAAGAAAATAATCGAATTTATTTTACCTATGCTTCGTCTGAAGGAGAAGGTAAAGGAGCAAATACAGCTTTAATGAGTGCAGAATTGAGTAACAACAAACTCATCAATAAAAAAGTATTATACAAAGCTTCGCCAAATACTAGAAAAGGGCAACATTTTGGTTCTCGAATTGTTTTTGACTCACAAAATCGTGTATATTTTAGTGTGGGAGACAGAGGTAATAGAGATAACAATCCGCAAGATATTACTAGAGATGGAGGCAAAATTTACAGACTAAATGACGATGGAACCATTCCTAAAGACAACCCGTTTATAAATGAAGAGAATGCAAAAAAAGCAATTTTTAGTTACGGGCATAGAAATCCACAAGGAATGGAAATAAACCCATTTACAAATGAAATTTGGTCACACGAACATGGTCCCAAAGGAGGAGATGAAATTAATATAATAAAAAAAGGAAAAAATTATGGTTGGCCAGTAATTAGTTATGGAGTAAATTATTCTGGAACAAAATTTACAGAGATTACTAAAAAAGAAGGTATGGAACAACCTTTACATTATTGGACACCCTCGATTGCACCTAGTGGAATGGCTTTTGTAAATTCTAATAAATATATGAAATGGAGAGGAAATTTATTAGTGGGGTCACTAAAATTTCAATACATTTCTAATTGTACCTTAAAAAATGGAAAAGTAATAAAAGAAGAGAAGATTTTAGAAGGTTTAGGCAGAGTACGCTCTATAGAACAAGATAATAATGGGTATTTATATGCAGGAATTGAAGGGGTAGGAATTGTAAGAATTAATCCATAA
- a CDS encoding outer membrane beta-barrel family protein, translating to MFKYTFTTILLAFTMFVNAQKTITITGQIIESDTKKVLPFVTISVNDNETNKIVTGTISDDNGRFKIKNLATGKYVVHISYLGFKTVKRSINSGGLNPIFDLGKIALKAVTESLDKITIEAKKATINAALDKKSFSLADNIAQSGGSVLDAMKTMPGIAFDQDGKVILRGSDKVVVLIDGKQSSLTGFGNQKGLSNIPASNIKRIEIFNNPSAKYDANGFAGIVNIIYKKEKQTGLNGDVGLSFGLGALSKRKEDTKTDLGSYAVNPKLIPSLNLNYKTKNLNYFLQSEFIIQEALPNNEFTTRNYDDGRNIISQVPENRKQFRSIITGGIDWELSKNDAITISAMYDREKHIDTSQVAFINLNNNVRNRLYTWKEKEVTSYINASVNYTHNFEQAGHSISANAQYTRGLEDEDYFLNDNSEIRIGRDMTNIRAIEHTTSLSADYTKALSSGRLELGAKARFRNLPVDYTINRGNESIIYPDLGDFSIWKENLYAFYGNYLLEKEFFDIEAGLRAEQTDVSYELDPVNIYYATNDAYDYFELFPSVRFTYKINDENKLSLFYNRRIDRPGEPELRIFPKYDDPELLKVGNPYLRPQFTNSVEMAHRYNWSSGSLFSAVYHRQISGAYQRVFAIDNSNPNYDIVNKIYQNTGKSTNTGIELLFSQDILENWKLIASTNVYQNKINAFQGTLLFPFIRPFTIEKTSNTAGDFKITNSFMLPLEIEAQITGLYYSKRNIPQGEELARSSLDLGLKKSIWNKKGEITLSASDLLNNFGLRQRIKGEGFTALYENYYETQIIRVAMKYKF from the coding sequence ATGTTTAAATACACCTTTACAACAATTTTGCTGGCATTTACAATGTTTGTAAATGCTCAAAAAACCATTACAATTACGGGTCAAATAATAGAGAGTGATACCAAAAAAGTCTTACCATTTGTAACCATTTCTGTGAATGATAACGAAACCAATAAAATAGTTACAGGAACAATTTCAGATGATAATGGACGATTTAAAATTAAAAATCTTGCTACAGGAAAGTATGTCGTTCATATTTCTTATTTGGGTTTTAAAACGGTAAAAAGAAGCATTAATTCTGGCGGATTAAACCCTATTTTCGATTTGGGTAAAATAGCATTAAAAGCGGTTACAGAATCTTTAGATAAAATTACAATTGAAGCAAAAAAAGCTACTATTAATGCGGCTTTAGATAAAAAGTCTTTTAGTTTGGCAGATAATATTGCACAATCTGGTGGTTCTGTTTTAGATGCGATGAAAACAATGCCTGGTATTGCTTTTGACCAAGATGGAAAAGTAATTTTACGGGGTAGTGATAAAGTTGTAGTTTTAATCGATGGAAAACAATCGAGTTTAACTGGTTTTGGAAATCAAAAAGGGTTGAGTAATATTCCTGCTTCAAATATTAAGAGAATAGAAATTTTTAACAATCCATCAGCAAAATATGATGCAAATGGTTTTGCAGGAATTGTAAATATTATTTACAAAAAAGAAAAACAAACCGGTTTAAATGGTGATGTTGGTTTGTCTTTTGGTTTAGGAGCATTATCTAAAAGAAAAGAAGACACTAAAACAGATTTGGGGAGTTATGCTGTAAATCCAAAATTAATTCCGAGTTTAAACTTAAACTATAAAACTAAAAATTTAAATTATTTTTTACAATCAGAATTTATTATTCAAGAGGCATTACCAAATAACGAATTTACAACAAGAAATTACGATGATGGTAGAAATATTATTTCGCAAGTTCCAGAAAACAGAAAACAATTTCGTTCTATAATTACTGGTGGAATCGATTGGGAATTGAGTAAAAACGATGCCATTACAATTTCTGCAATGTACGATAGAGAAAAACATATAGATACCTCTCAAGTAGCCTTTATCAACCTAAATAATAATGTGCGTAATCGTTTATATACTTGGAAAGAAAAAGAAGTTACAAGTTATATAAATGCATCTGTAAACTATACACATAATTTCGAACAAGCAGGGCATTCAATCTCTGCAAATGCACAATACACAAGAGGTTTAGAAGACGAAGATTATTTTTTAAATGATAATTCTGAAATAAGAATTGGTAGAGATATGACCAATATTAGAGCCATAGAACATACCACAAGTTTATCTGCAGATTATACAAAAGCACTAAGTAGTGGTCGTTTAGAATTGGGTGCAAAAGCAAGATTTAGAAACTTACCAGTAGATTATACAATTAATCGTGGAAATGAATCTATTATTTATCCAGATTTAGGAGATTTTTCAATTTGGAAAGAAAACCTATATGCTTTTTATGGAAATTATTTATTAGAAAAAGAATTTTTTGATATTGAAGCTGGTTTAAGAGCAGAACAAACAGATGTTTCTTATGAATTAGACCCTGTGAATATTTATTATGCAACCAATGATGCATATGATTATTTTGAATTATTTCCAAGTGTAAGATTTACTTATAAAATAAATGATGAAAATAAACTTTCATTATTTTACAATCGAAGAATAGACAGGCCAGGAGAACCTGAATTACGAATTTTTCCAAAATACGATGACCCAGAATTATTAAAGGTTGGTAACCCTTATTTGCGCCCACAATTTACAAACAGTGTAGAAATGGCACATCGTTATAATTGGAGCTCTGGTTCTTTGTTTTCGGCGGTATATCATAGGCAAATATCGGGAGCATATCAACGTGTTTTTGCTATTGATAATAGCAACCCTAATTACGATATTGTAAACAAAATTTATCAAAACACAGGCAAAAGCACAAATACAGGAATAGAATTGTTGTTCAGTCAAGACATTTTAGAAAACTGGAAATTAATCGCCAGTACAAATGTATATCAAAATAAAATAAATGCTTTTCAAGGTACTTTACTGTTTCCTTTTATAAGACCTTTTACTATAGAAAAAACATCTAACACAGCCGGAGATTTTAAAATTACGAACTCTTTTATGCTTCCTTTAGAAATTGAAGCGCAAATAACAGGTTTGTATTATTCCAAAAGAAATATTCCACAAGGAGAAGAGTTGGCACGTTCTTCTTTAGATTTAGGTTTAAAGAAATCTATTTGGAATAAAAAAGGAGAAATTACATTATCTGCAAGTGATTTGTTAAACAATTTCGGATTAAGACAACGCATTAAGGGAGAGGGCTTTACGGCTTTATACGAAAATTATTACGAAACTCAAATCATACGAGTAGCAATGAAATATAAGTTCTAA
- a CDS encoding sensor histidine kinase — protein sequence MSKKTKLIKKTSKSFLITGFILIVLSSIILYFYTRNLLQNEIEESLYSTEARVVFAIENNKIQFSLPPVTEIKKVNKLKRKILKDTVIYDASQDEMELFRELTTFKNINGENYQITVRNLVVESENILLGIVISNFAIFLISFIFLYYLNTSRNLKLWKPFFKNLEQMKQFSLTSKKPIQLIESDVLEFSELKMQIETLTQKVQTDYENLKQFTEDVSHEMQTPLAIIQAKIDNIINAHEINDKQFKQITSIQKDIQRLKQLNKRITILTKIDNNQYINVSSIHLTHLINDKIDSYKGLNINNISCNSTEVLMVSMDSYLADILINNLFSNAIKYSRKKDKILINTTKNSLTISNIGDKALVDPEKLFNRFYRESNKNYATGLGLAIVKKICDLYQFKISYQFKANHHIFSIEF from the coding sequence GTGTCAAAGAAAACAAAACTTATAAAAAAAACATCAAAAAGTTTTCTTATTACTGGGTTTATATTAATTGTTTTAAGTTCTATTATACTGTATTTCTATACAAGAAACTTACTGCAAAATGAAATTGAAGAAAGTTTATATTCTACAGAAGCAAGAGTTGTTTTTGCTATCGAAAATAACAAAATACAGTTTTCACTTCCGCCAGTTACAGAAATTAAAAAGGTTAATAAGTTAAAGCGTAAGATTTTAAAAGACACTGTTATTTACGACGCATCTCAAGACGAAATGGAATTGTTTAGAGAACTTACTACTTTTAAAAATATTAATGGAGAAAATTACCAAATTACAGTTCGTAATTTAGTTGTAGAATCAGAAAATATTTTATTGGGAATTGTAATTTCTAATTTCGCTATTTTTTTAATCTCATTTATCTTTTTGTATTATTTAAATACCTCTAGAAACCTTAAATTGTGGAAACCCTTTTTTAAAAACCTAGAACAAATGAAACAATTTTCTTTAACATCAAAAAAACCAATTCAACTTATCGAAAGTGATGTTTTAGAATTTTCAGAATTAAAGATGCAAATTGAAACTTTAACCCAAAAAGTACAAACAGATTACGAAAACTTAAAACAATTTACAGAAGATGTTTCTCACGAAATGCAAACACCTTTAGCGATTATTCAGGCAAAAATAGATAACATTATTAATGCCCACGAAATAAACGACAAACAATTTAAGCAAATTACTTCAATACAAAAAGATATACAGCGCTTAAAACAGCTAAACAAACGAATTACCATTCTTACAAAGATCGATAATAATCAGTACATAAACGTAAGCTCAATACATCTTACCCATTTAATTAACGACAAAATAGATAGTTATAAGGGCTTGAATATCAACAACATTAGTTGTAATTCTACTGAAGTGCTAATGGTGTCTATGGATTCTTATTTAGCAGACATCTTAATTAATAATTTATTTTCTAATGCTATTAAATACAGTCGTAAAAAAGATAAAATATTAATTAACACCACTAAAAATTCATTAACAATTTCTAATATCGGCGATAAAGCATTAGTAGATCCAGAAAAGTTATTTAATCGTTTTTATAGAGAATCTAACAAAAATTATGCGACTGGTTTGGGTTTGGCAATTGTTAAAAAAATATGTGATTTATATCAATTTAAAATCTCTTATCAATTTAAAGCGAATCATCATATCTTTTCGATAGAATTTTAA